CGGGCTCGAATATCTCTTTGACCGGTTGCGGTGACGGTACCGACAGGAATAGAATACCGAGTTCACTCTTCATTCCCCATGTGTTGAATATCGTACAAGAGGAGAAATTTAATGGCTGAAACGCATTGCGGAACGAAAGAGGATGTCCTGAGAATATTGGAGATATGCCGGGAGATAGAGGAATGCATGGCCGGGTTGTATCATTATTACGCGGAAATCTTCAGCGACACCCCGGACATGTCGAAATTGTGGGAAAAGACCGCCCGGGAAGAAGAAAATCATGCAAACCAGTTTGCCTTGGCAATCAACCTTCGCCGGCAGGGGGTTGTCCAGGCCGTCAACACTGATTTGTTCACTGCGGAAACCATACTGAACAAACTCAAATCAATTTATGCAACGGTGAAACAAACCAGGCCCGCAATAGCCGATGCGCTCCGCTC
The nucleotide sequence above comes from Geobacter benzoatilyticus. Encoded proteins:
- a CDS encoding ferritin family protein, with the translated sequence MAETHCGTKEDVLRILEICREIEECMAGLYHYYAEIFSDTPDMSKLWEKTAREEENHANQFALAINLRRQGVVQAVNTDLFTAETILNKLKSIYATVKQTRPAIADALRSAIKIEEKLAAYHMSSLALFQDESYRKLFEAMMKNDQGHIVSLERAFKTVMEKPL